In the Anastrepha obliqua isolate idAnaObli1 chromosome 1, idAnaObli1_1.0, whole genome shotgun sequence genome, one interval contains:
- the LOC129250507 gene encoding GRIP and coiled-coil domain-containing protein 2, with protein MEDKVEATPGQTRNPIEALSKEDLLQKYKGLLGIAKKAKQAKDEFAEENRKLKEVLKQNETQKDADKKALLTMKETLEQFTEQKLKLINEFSDLQQKSKTDEEILTKLRIENESLKRQLDRLNEDNEALLRDIDRMEDQLKKVNILGMEQKKHLGLLELEVNKLKEAESLNIVIQNKMTVAEEENKVLKERENGVKQALEELARKYSKVKEINTEQRHKFNALKDRFVEVHRKLKNLKECKRVLLETQHEYADAVSKWQKEIVRASKLLCAQMSALQIENEELRQKTKKHEEKEDSEEFTQSLVINVNVEMLLDKLQELERLSARVRADSLEKDTLLVASKQKNEELQRRIATLNDRKDELESTENLKDCEQLETEVKRLTQELSDLKVLFNKSDSRLQSGEVDMLMEHNELLQRLDALEAERITLKLDCNKVENLQKDNQRLKLEFEHLVSKLKESAQVHEDLQQLRHDLKALEQEKIALLERLQQQEREQRQQRSEESVKSLEENYTELKTRYSQMEREHADLLCEMRELNEALKSRGDVISRQQEKQQELMNELRKTNAKLKQIDEVLLQKDEAIAEKEAKVREITQEIDLTRQQAHELEAASTRSQEQLRMLNEELQSLRSNADAQSEVLSTSTISRAEEMMRMREVDDSFEEKYNKMRGLAVKLKKKLQEQTGQLAEIEQQQKENMTMKAELVELQNQLNDLQQANDKLQKLAESLKSENQKLKSSRKQANVLNLEIEAAEKSLIEATTKLASKTSELEAVHELLFNKDHTITQLRKEITIVESAKEAETTHAKELKEQVDLLQEKLKDALYAKQLANQANKALEQAQDQLKQELEQIRLEVAQCAATSSAALLAAQHEKKTTEERLQQTKADLSETQTKLHNVVHALDELRAEHTEYKQKAQAVLRKHQSVDTTRERELAEDLAHIRAAEEQQRQTLAAQTKKLGEIEQHTADLYLDNENLQRRTQELDALVNNLHEQNDRLVEEHRAQLQVQQESLRKQRQQLEAAQECHKQQLVELEAKYQRQIEQLRAEQMQAVRVPPIIGAALGASSSSSLVHAPSFSEHSPNELLMLTEREDAEGSEEATLATNNSAAVTATSNSQALRKISSSSRRSQHDFMPLEELLNTPMHAFQTDTVTTISSNSLGRNESANFESNAGNASTESLHVELHMTRELLAKQESRVRHLTALLAENEQDLAKLTQMNDMLKEELRRQERAVEREKHMHNAEYLKNVVLKFLTLTSGDERVRLIPVLNTILKLSRSETEILNCVAKGQKLPTESQGRSWGSFLPLFGSGGGGGGNNN; from the exons ATGGAAGACAAGGTGGAAGCCACACCCGGACAGACA AGAAATCCCATTGAGGCCTTGAGTAAGGAAGATCTGTTACAAAAATACAAGGGACTACTTGGTATTGCAAAGAAGGCTAAACAAGCCAAAGATG AGTTTGCAGAAGAAAATCGTAAACTAAAAGAAGTTCTTAAGcaaaatgaaacacaaaaagatGCCGACAAGAAAGCGCTTCTGACCATGAAGGAGACACTTGAGCAATTCACTGAACAAAAACTTAAACTTATTAACGAGTTCAGTGACctacaacaaaaaagtaaaacagaCGAGGAGATTCTAACAAAATTGCGCATTGAGAATGAATCATTAAAACGTCAACTGGACCGACTTAATGAGGACAACGAAGCTCTTCTAAGAGATATCGACCGCATGGAAGATCAGCTTAAGAAG gtaaatattttgggaatggaacaaaaaaaacacttggGATTGCTTGAACTTGAAGTAAACAAACTGAAGGAAGCAGaaagtttaaatattgtaatacagaataagaTGACAGTCGCGGAAGAGGAAAATAAGGTGCTAAAAGAGCGAGAAAACGGTGTAAAACAAGCCCTGGAGGAACTTGCAAGAAAATATagtaaagtaaaagaaattaacacCGAACAGCGGCATAAATTCAATGCATTAAAAGATCGTTTTGTAGAAGTTCATCGTAAGCTTAAAAACCTTAAGGAATGCAAACGTGTTCTTTTGGAAACGCAGCACGAATACGCTGATGCTGTATCAAAGTGGCAAAAGGAAATAGTGAGAGCCTCTAAACTGCTATGCGCACAAATGAGTGCACTACAAATAGAAAACGAAGAGCTAcgacaaaagacaaaaaaacacgaagaaaaagaagactcaGAGGAGTTCACACAATCATTAGTGATAAATGTCAATGTGGAAATGCTCCTTGACAAGTTGCAAGAATTGGAAAGACTCTCCGCGCGTGTGCGGGCCGATTCACTTGAGAAAGATACACTTTTGGTGGCATCAAAGCAGAAAAACGAAGAGTTACAAAGACGAATTGCAACGTTAAATGATCGCAAAGATGAGCTAGAATCGACAGAAAATTTAAAGGATTGTGAGCAGCTCGAAACGGAAGTTAAACGTTTAACTCAGGAGTTGTCCGACTTAAAAGTATTGTTTAACAAAAGTGATTCGCGTTTACAGAGCGGGGAAGTAGACATGCTTATGGAGCATAATGAATTATTGCAACGTTTAGATGCTTTAGAGGCAGAACGAATTACTTTAAAGCTGGATTGCAATAAAGTAGAAAATCTACAAAAGGATAATCAACGCTTAAAGCTTGAATTTGAACATTTAGTATCCAAACTGAAAGAAAGTGCGCAAGTACATGAGGATTTACAGCAATTACGCCATGATTTGAAAGCACTTGAACAAGAAAAGATTGCACTCTTAGAACGATTGCAGCAACAAGAAAGAGAGCAACGACAGCAGCGTTCTGAAGAAAGCGTAAAATCATTAGAGGAAAACTATACAGAGCTGAAGACACGTTATTCACAAATGGAGCGAGAGCATGCAGATTTACTCTGCGAAATGCGTGAACTAAACGAAGCGTTGAAGTCACGCGGTGATGTAATTTCGAGACAACAGGAAAAGCAACAGGAACTTATGAATGAGTTACGAAAAACCAACGCGAAGTTGAAGCAAATTGATGAAGTCTTACTGCAGAAGGATGAAGCAATCGCAGAGAAGGAAGCGAAAGTGCGTGAAATAACGCAAGAAATTGATTTAACGCGCCAACAGGCACATGAACTTGAGGCCGCTAGCACTCGCAGCCAGGAGCAATTACGTATGCTCAATGAAGAACTGCAATCGTTACGCAGTAACGCCGATGCTCAAAGCGAGGTACTGTCCACTTCTACAATATCGCGTGCTGAAGAAATGATGCGCATGCGTGAAGTCGACGATAGTTTCGAGGAGAAGTACAACAAAATGCGTGGCCTTGCTGTCAAGCTAAAGAAAAAGCTACAAGAGCAAACTGGACAACTAGCGGAAATAGAGCAGCAACAAAAAGAGAATATGACGATGAAAGCAGAGTTAGTAGAGCTGCAGAACCAGCTGAATGACTTGCAACAAGCAAACGACAAGCTCCAAAAACTCGCTGAATCTCTAAAATCTGAGAATCAGAAGCTGAAGTCATCACGTAAGCAAGCAAATGTACTTAACTTAGAAATTGAAGCAGCAGAGAAATCACTTATTGAAGCAACTACTAAACTTGCATCAAAAACTAGCGAATTGGAAGCGGTGCATGAACTCTTATTCAACAAGGATCATACGATTACTCAACTTCGCAAAGAGATCACAATAGTCGAGTCGGCAAAAGAAGCCGAAACAACACACGCGAAGGAACTAAAGGAACAAGTAGATCTTTTGCAGGAGAAATTGAAGGATGCTTTATATGCCAAGCAGTTGGCGAATCAGGCCAACAAGGCGCTAGAACAGGCACAAGACCAACTCAAGCAAGAACTAGAACAGATTCGTTTAGAGGTTGCGCAGTGCGCAGCCACAAGCTCCGCGGCTTTGCTTGCAGCACAACATGAAAAGAAAACAACTGAAGAGCGATTGCAACAAACAAAAGCAGACCTTAGCGAAACACAAACCAAGCTGCACAACGTTGTACACGCCTTAGACGAGTTGCGCGCCGAACACACcgaatacaaacaaaaagcacAAGCTGTGTTGCGCAAACATCAGAGTGTTGATACCACGCGTGAGCGCGAGTTGGCAGAGGATCTAGCGCATATACGCGCCGCCGAAGAACAGCAGCGTCAAACGTTAGCTGCGCAAACTAAAAAACTAGGCGAAATAGAGCAGCATACTGCTGACTTGTATTTGGACAATGAGAATCTGCAGCGGCGTACACAAGAGTTAGATGCTTTGGTGAATAATTTACACGAACAAAACGACCGATTGGTAGAAGAGCACCGCGCTCAATTACAAGTACAACAGGAGAGCCTGCGTAAACAGCGCCAGCAACTGGAAGCTGCACAAGAGTGTCACAAGCAGCAATTGGTGGAACTTGAAGCAAAGTATCAACGACAAATAGAGCAATTGCGTGCCGAACAGATGCAGGCAGTGCGCGTGCCGCCTATAATCGGAGCAGCATTAGGCGCATCATCCAGTTCATCTTTAGTTCACGCGCCCTCCTTCAGTGAGCACAGCCCAAATGAGCTGCTAATGCTGACTGAACGCGAGGACGCCGAGGGTTCAGAGGAGGCCACTTTGGCAACTAACAACTCAGCCGCCGTTACTGCCACTAGTAATTCGCAAGCATTGCGTAAAATTTCCAGCAGCTCACGACGTTCACAACACGACTTTATGCCACTGGAAGAACTGCTGAATACGCCAATGCATGCGTTCCAAACTGACACTGTGACCACGATTAGCAGCAATAGTCTTGGGCGTAATGAAAGCGCCAACTTCGAATCAAATGCCGGCAATGCTAGTACAGAGAGCTTACATGTAGAATTGCATATGACACGAGAATTGTTGGCAAAGCAAGAGAGCCGAGTACGACATCTAACTGCGCTTTTAGCCGAAAACGAACAGGATTTAGCGAAATTGACGCAGATGAATGATATGTTAAAGGAGGAACTGCGACGACAAGAACGTGCTGTTGAACGTGAGAAACATATGCATAATGCAGAGTACTTGAAGAATGTTGTACTAAAG TTCTTGACGCTTACCAGTGGTGATGAACGTGTACGTCTAATTCCAGTTCTCAATACTATACTCAAATTGAGTCGCAGTGAAACAGAAATATTGAACTGCGTAGCCAAAGGACAGAAAT TGCCCACGGAATCACAAGGACGCAGTTGGGGCAGTTTTCTACCACTTTTCGGTAGCGGCGGCGGCGGTGGTggcaataataattaa
- the LOC129250529 gene encoding adenosine deaminase-like protein, giving the protein MNTFPLIRKMPKIELHAHLNGSLCANSIKELGELCYGANSKEFLTLSEEFINFDNVDLDGCFKKFRFMHELTSTKKGLQLATELAIRDFAKDNVIYLELRTTPKTNIEMSKLEYIECVLCAIDRSKKTENIHVCLLPSIDRGQSVAEADDTVNIALQLRNTHKDIITGIDFSGNPKLGEFEKFMPVLEKARQNKLKLALHCAEIDNPLEIEKMIQFGMDRCGHGTFLSQLQLNELGRKNIAVECCLTSNVKCTTVKNYDDHHFKHIFRSKKTSVVLCTDDCGVFDTTLSSEFELAKRNFNLNNDDLMQLTLNAAEHAFVKDSIRHELQQKVKQYFNTRIF; this is encoded by the coding sequence ATGAATACCTTTCCTCTTATTCGAAAAATGCCAAAGATTGAATTACACGCTCATCTCAATGGTTCATTGTGTGCAAATTCAATCAAAGAGTTGGGTGAACTATGCTACGGTGCTAATTCTAAAGAATTTCTCACTCTCAGTGAGGAATTCATAAACTTTGACAATGTTGACCTGGATGGATGCTTTAAAAAATTCCGTTTCATGCACGAATTAACTTCAACAAAGAAGGGCCTACAATTAGCTACTGAGTTAGCTATACGGGATTTTGCCAAAGATAATGTAATTTATTTGGAATTACGTACAACCCCTAAAACTAATATTGAAATGTCCAAACTGGAGTATATAGAATGTGTTCTGTGCGCTATAGACCGATCTAAGAAAACGGAAAATATTCATGTATGTCTGCTGCCATCTATTGATAGAGGACAAAGCGTAGCTGAAGCGGACGATACGGTTAACATTGCACTACAATTGCGAAATACTCATAAAGACATCATTACCGGCATTGACTTCAGCGGTAACCCAAAACTTGgcgaatttgaaaaattcatgccagttttggaaaaagcacgacaaaataaattaaagctgGCATTACATTGTGCAGAGATTGATAATCCCTTGGAAATTGAGAAAATGATACAATTCGGTATGGATCGTTGCGGACATGGGACGTTTCTGAGTCAGTTGCAATTGAATGAGTTAGGGAGGAAAAATATTGCTGTCGAGTGTTGTTTGACGAGTAATGTCAAATGCACTACCGTAAAAAACTATGATGATCAccattttaagcacattttccgATCTAAAAAAACATCAGTAGTGCTATGCACAGATGATTGTGGTGTGTTTGACACGACGTTATCGAGCGAATTTGAGTTAGCCAAGaggaatttcaatttaaataacgATGATTTGATGCAACTTACTTTGAATGCTGCAGAGCATGCATTTGTTAAAGACAGTATCAGGCATGAGTTGCAACAAAAAGTTAAACAGTACTTCAACACTCGGATTTTTTAA
- the LOC129250513 gene encoding zinc finger protein 570-like isoform X2, translating into MVGLCRLCAAVRKRDMLIPMAVDVHQKLRECFALEMCQPGDKLPKRACAICLDTLQNAFNFFKKVQESQELLTVLFDELKEESNKNSEICTRLNEEIDAKFHSTDVVKEDSVKKTDINGNHERDEFEEYHVMESEELMRVETMSMNSESSGAKSPNQLSEGSTEVEVETYFLEEEEDLEQEQEQIYELEPERLLKKHDKVIDSNCKPTIIEIIPPTNDDSRYSKCLQAEDNDKIQVAEWSAYSWVCYSCSETCESFFALLLHCKENHNIIDANYMKYKCADCHKICTHYNKFLNHIRFRHNPELSLRCDVCDAQHESYSQLALHRETTCAAAQSYPSIDLCSKCGKSFHNRNGTMVHARAQHTEGNSDEIKWLSCAQCDKKFKRVANLRAHEHIHSGLKEYMCEICDRKFRQKHNLEIHLYTHINDKVFECKICKKSLKTSASLEKHQQIHKDIKKFVCDYCDKEFRTKDAKLSHERIHTGEKPFKCIYCDRCFRFRSGLMGHINIHTGERPYSCQDCSRQFTNWGNMNKHMKRCHKRDSGEKSK; encoded by the exons ATGGTAGGTTTATGTCGGTTATGCGCCGCTGTGCGTAAAAGGGATATGTTAATTCCCATGGCTGTTGATGTGCATCAGAAATTAAGGGAATGCTTTGCACTGGAAATGTGTCAACCTGGTGATAAATTGCCAAAACGTGCCTGTGCTATTTGTCTAGATACATTGCAAAAtgcatttaatttctttaagaaaGTGCAGGAGTCCCAAGAATTGTTAACGGTATTGTTCGATGAATTAAAGGaggaatcaaataaaaatagcgAAATATGTACGAGATTAAATGAGGAAATCGATGCAAAATTTCATTCCACTGATGTAGTTAAAGAGGATTCAGTGAAGAAGACTGACATAAATG GAAATCACGAAAGAGATGAATTTGAAGAATATCATGTAATGGAAAGCGAAGAGCTTATGAGAGTTGAGACCATGTCAATGAATAGCGAAAGCAGTGGAGCAAAAAGCCCTAACCAACTTTCCGAAGGTAGTACAGAAGTTGAAGTTGAAACCTACTTTTTggaggaagaggaagatctGGAACAAGAGCAGGAACAAATATATGAGCTTGAACCCGAGAGACTATTAAAAAAACACGATAAGGTAATCGATAGTAATTGCAAGCCTACAATAATTGAAATCATACCTCCGACTAATGATGACAGCAGATATTCGAAG TGTTTACAAGCAGAAGACAACGATAAAATCCAAGTAGCAGAATGGAGCGCTTACTCTTGGGTTTGCTATTCCTGCTCGGAGACCTGCGAGAGTTTCTTTGCGTTGCTTTTACATTGCAAAGAAAATCACAACATCATTGACGCcaattatatgaaatataaatgtGCTGATTGCCACAAAATATGCACCCACTATAATAAATTCCTTAATCATATACGATTCCGTCACAATCCAGAATTAAGTTTACGATGCGACGTTTGCGATGCTCAGCACGAAAGTTACTCACAATTAGCTCTTCACAGAGAGACGACTTGTGCGGCAGCTCAGTCATATCCTTCGATCGATTTGTGTAGTAAATGTGGCAAAAGTTTTCACAATCGAAATGGCACAATGGTACATGCGCGTGCCCAACACACTGAAGGGAATAGTGACGAAATCAAGTGGCTATCATGTGCTCAATGCGATAAGAAGTTCAAACGGGTTGCGAATCTACGAGCACATGAGCATATTCATTCTG GTTTGAAAGAATATATGTGTGAAATTTGCGATCGCAAATTTCGTCAAAAGCACAACTTAGAAATTCATttgtatacacatataaatgATAAAGTTTTCGAGTGCAAAATTTGCAAGAAaag TTTAAAAACGTCAGCAAGTTTGGAAAAACACCAGCAAATTCACAAAGATATCAAGAAGTTCGTCTGTGATTATTGCGACAAGGAGTTTCGCACAAAAGATGCAAAGCTGTCCCACGAACGTATACACACTGGTGAAAAACCATTCAAATGTATATATTGCGATCGGTGTTTCCGGTTTCGTAGCGGTTTGATG ggtcatattaatatacatacgGGGGAGCGCCCATATTCATGTCAAGATTGCAGTCGTCAATTTACCAATTGGGGTAACATGAACAAACACATGAAACGTTGTCACAAGCGCGATAGTGGTGAGAAAAGCAAATAG
- the LOC129250513 gene encoding zinc finger protein 570-like isoform X1, translated as MVGLCRLCAAVRKRDMLIPMAVDVHQKLRECFALEMCQPGDKLPKRACAICLDTLQNAFNFFKKVQESQELLTVLFDELKEESNKNSEICTRLNEEIDAKFHSTDVVKEDSVKKTDINGKRIIVSDSIQLNVELMKGNHERDEFEEYHVMESEELMRVETMSMNSESSGAKSPNQLSEGSTEVEVETYFLEEEEDLEQEQEQIYELEPERLLKKHDKVIDSNCKPTIIEIIPPTNDDSRYSKCLQAEDNDKIQVAEWSAYSWVCYSCSETCESFFALLLHCKENHNIIDANYMKYKCADCHKICTHYNKFLNHIRFRHNPELSLRCDVCDAQHESYSQLALHRETTCAAAQSYPSIDLCSKCGKSFHNRNGTMVHARAQHTEGNSDEIKWLSCAQCDKKFKRVANLRAHEHIHSGLKEYMCEICDRKFRQKHNLEIHLYTHINDKVFECKICKKSLKTSASLEKHQQIHKDIKKFVCDYCDKEFRTKDAKLSHERIHTGEKPFKCIYCDRCFRFRSGLMGHINIHTGERPYSCQDCSRQFTNWGNMNKHMKRCHKRDSGEKSK; from the exons ATGGTAGGTTTATGTCGGTTATGCGCCGCTGTGCGTAAAAGGGATATGTTAATTCCCATGGCTGTTGATGTGCATCAGAAATTAAGGGAATGCTTTGCACTGGAAATGTGTCAACCTGGTGATAAATTGCCAAAACGTGCCTGTGCTATTTGTCTAGATACATTGCAAAAtgcatttaatttctttaagaaaGTGCAGGAGTCCCAAGAATTGTTAACGGTATTGTTCGATGAATTAAAGGaggaatcaaataaaaatagcgAAATATGTACGAGATTAAATGAGGAAATCGATGCAAAATTTCATTCCACTGATGTAGTTAAAGAGGATTCAGTGAAGAAGACTGACATAAATGGTAAGCGAATAATAGTATCGGACTCGATCCAGTTAAATGTTGAATTGATGAAAGGAAATCACGAAAGAGATGAATTTGAAGAATATCATGTAATGGAAAGCGAAGAGCTTATGAGAGTTGAGACCATGTCAATGAATAGCGAAAGCAGTGGAGCAAAAAGCCCTAACCAACTTTCCGAAGGTAGTACAGAAGTTGAAGTTGAAACCTACTTTTTggaggaagaggaagatctGGAACAAGAGCAGGAACAAATATATGAGCTTGAACCCGAGAGACTATTAAAAAAACACGATAAGGTAATCGATAGTAATTGCAAGCCTACAATAATTGAAATCATACCTCCGACTAATGATGACAGCAGATATTCGAAG TGTTTACAAGCAGAAGACAACGATAAAATCCAAGTAGCAGAATGGAGCGCTTACTCTTGGGTTTGCTATTCCTGCTCGGAGACCTGCGAGAGTTTCTTTGCGTTGCTTTTACATTGCAAAGAAAATCACAACATCATTGACGCcaattatatgaaatataaatgtGCTGATTGCCACAAAATATGCACCCACTATAATAAATTCCTTAATCATATACGATTCCGTCACAATCCAGAATTAAGTTTACGATGCGACGTTTGCGATGCTCAGCACGAAAGTTACTCACAATTAGCTCTTCACAGAGAGACGACTTGTGCGGCAGCTCAGTCATATCCTTCGATCGATTTGTGTAGTAAATGTGGCAAAAGTTTTCACAATCGAAATGGCACAATGGTACATGCGCGTGCCCAACACACTGAAGGGAATAGTGACGAAATCAAGTGGCTATCATGTGCTCAATGCGATAAGAAGTTCAAACGGGTTGCGAATCTACGAGCACATGAGCATATTCATTCTG GTTTGAAAGAATATATGTGTGAAATTTGCGATCGCAAATTTCGTCAAAAGCACAACTTAGAAATTCATttgtatacacatataaatgATAAAGTTTTCGAGTGCAAAATTTGCAAGAAaag TTTAAAAACGTCAGCAAGTTTGGAAAAACACCAGCAAATTCACAAAGATATCAAGAAGTTCGTCTGTGATTATTGCGACAAGGAGTTTCGCACAAAAGATGCAAAGCTGTCCCACGAACGTATACACACTGGTGAAAAACCATTCAAATGTATATATTGCGATCGGTGTTTCCGGTTTCGTAGCGGTTTGATG ggtcatattaatatacatacgGGGGAGCGCCCATATTCATGTCAAGATTGCAGTCGTCAATTTACCAATTGGGGTAACATGAACAAACACATGAAACGTTGTCACAAGCGCGATAGTGGTGAGAAAAGCAAATAG
- the LOC129250499 gene encoding short-chain specific acyl-CoA dehydrogenase, mitochondrial yields MQSVLNAAKFLRRSVTIKNHGFRQIACLASLPETHQMLQKACRDFANSELIPQAAKHDREHLYPEKQIREMGKLGLMAVAIPEEFGGSGLDYLAYSIAMEEISRGCASSSVIMSVNNSLYLGPLNSYGTQKQKETWIPHYTNGEKIGCFALSEPDNGSDAGAASAIAVEKSDRYVLNGTKMWITNGFEASAALVFATTDKSLKHKGISAFLVPKSIKGFSVGKKEDKLGIRASSTCQLIFEDCEIPKENILGKPGNGFKIAMQTLDAGRIGIASQALGIAQASLELAIDYAQKRKSFGKPIAKLQIIQQKLADMALSVESSRLLTWRASWLKDNGKSYTKEAAMAKLAASEAATFCSHQCIQVLGGMGYVTDMAAERFYRDARITEIYEGTSEIQRLVIAGQVLKEYLA; encoded by the exons ATGCAGTCAGTCCTTAACGCAGCTAAATTTTTAA GGCGTTCGGTCACCATAAAAAATCATGGTTTTCGGCAAATCGCCTGTTTAGCCTCACTGCCTGAAACTCAtcaaatgttgcagaaagcatGCCGAGATTTTGCTAACTCCGAACTAATACCACAAGCAGCAAAACATGACCGTGAACACTTATACCCAGAGAAGCAAATTAGAGAAATGGGTAAACTTGGATTAATGGCTGTAGCGATTCCTGAAGAATTTG GGGGTTCTGGCTTGGATTATCTGGCATACAGTATTGCGATGGAGGAAATATCACGAGGATGTGCTTCTTCTAGCGTGATAATGTCTGTGAACAATTCACTCTATTTAGGCCCTTTGAATTCATATGGCACACAGAAACAGAAGGAAACATGGATTCCACATTATACCAATGGTGAAAAGATCGGCTGTTTCGCATTATCAGAACCCGACAATGGCTCTGATGCAGGGGCTGCTTCTGCAATCGCAGTAGAAAAGAGCGATCGTTATGTATTAAATGGCACTAAAATGTGGATTACTAACGGTTTTGAAGCTAGTGCTGCATTAGTTTTCGCCACCACTGACAAATCATTAAAACACAAAGGGATATCCGCTTTTCTCGTACCTAAAAGTATCAAGGGTTTTTCAGTAGGCAAGAAGGAGGATAAATTAGGAATTAGAGCTAGTTCTACGTGTCAGCTAATATTTGAAGATTGCGAAATTCCTAAAGAAAACATATTGGGTAAACCAGGTAACGGTTTTAAAATTGCTATGCAAACATTGGATGCAGGACGCATTGGTATTGCCAGTCAAGCATTGGGCATAGCGCAAGCTTCACTTGAATTGGCAATCGACTATGCGCAAAAACGTAAATCATTTGGCAAACCCATTGCTAAATTACAAATTATACAGCAAAAACTTGCAGACATGGCATTAAGCGTAGAATCGTCTCGCTTACTTACATGGCGTGCTTCTTGGCTGAAAGATAATGGAAAATCATATACGAAGGAAGCTGCAATGGCCAAGTTAGCAGCGTCCGAAGCGGCTACTTTCTGTTCGCATCAATGCATTCAAGTGCTAGGCGGCATGGGATACGTTACCGATATGGCAGCAGAACGTTTCTACCGGGATGCACGCATTACAGAAATATACGAGGGCACCTCTGAAATACAGCGTCTTGTGATTGCAGGACAAGTACTAAAAGAATATCTTGCATGA